Within the Pseudomonas guangdongensis genome, the region GTCCAGCGGCGCCAGATCGACGAGGTGCAGCAGCAGGCGGGTGCGCGCCAGGTGCTTGAGGAAGCGGATGCCGAGACCGGCGCCTTCGGAGGCGCCCTCGATCAAGCCGGGAATGTCGGCGATCACGAAGCTCTTCAGGCGACCGACGCTGACCACCCCGAGGTTCGGCACCAGGGTGGTGAACGGGTAGTCGGCGACCTTGGGCTTGGCGGCGGACACCGCGCGGATCAGCGTGCTCTTGCCGGCGTTGGGCATGCCGAGCAGGCCGACGTCGGCCAGCACCTTGAGCTCCAGCTTGAGGTCGCGAGCCTCGCCGGGAGTGCCGTGGCTGGTCTGCCGCGGCGCGCGGTTGACGCTCGACTTGAAGCGGGTATTGCCCAGGCCGTGCCAGCCGCCCTTGGCCACCAGCAGGCGCTGACCGTCTGCGGTCAGGTCGCCGATGATTTCCTGGGTAGCGGCATCGATCACCGTGGTGCCGACCGGCACCGGCAGGACCAGCTCCTCGCCCTTGGCGCCGGTGCAGTCCTTGCTGCGACCGTTCTCGCCGCGCTGGGCCTGGAAGCGGCGGGTGTAGCGGTAATCCACCAGGGTGTTGAGGTTGCTGTCGGCCTGCAGGAAGACCGAGCCGCCGTCACCGCCGTCGCCGCCGTCCGGTCCACCCTTGGGCACGAACTTTTCACGACGGAAACTCATGCAGCCGTTGCCGCCGTCACCGGCCTGCACATGGATGGACACTTCATCGACGAATTTCATGGGTAACGCCTCCCCGCCCAGGCGGGTCATTTTAGAGCAAGGGATTTACAAACAAAAAAGCCCTGTCGGCAGACAGGGCTTTTTCGGCGAACGCGTGATCAGTTGGCCACGACGCTCACGTATTTGCGACCGAAGGCACCCTTGGTCTCGAACTTGATCACACCGTTCACCTTGGCGAACAGGGTGTGGTCCTTGCCCATGCCGACGCCGACGCCGGCGTGGAACTTGGTGCCGCGCTGACGCACGAGGATGTTGCCAGCCACTGCAACCTGGCTGCCGTACATCTTCACGCCAAGGCGTTTACTTTCTGAGTCGCGGCCGTTACGGGTAGAACCGCCAGCTTTTTTGTGTGCCATGAGTCAATACTCCGGAAAAAGAGGGGGATCAGGCCTGAATGCCGGTGATCTTGATTTCGGTGAACCACTGACGGTGGCCCTGACGCTTCATGTGGTGCTTGCGGCGGCGGAACTTGATGATGCGAATCTTGTCGTGACGGCCCTGGGCGATCACTTCGGCAGTCACCTTGGCGCCTTCGACGACCGGAGCACCGATCTTGATGTCGTCGCCGTTGCCGACCAGCAGAACCTGCTCGAAAGCGATGCTTTCGCCGGTTGCCACGTCGAGCTTCTCGATCTTGAGGAATTCGCCTTCAGCGACTTTGTACTGCTTGCCGCCGGTAACAATTACTGCGTACATGGAATGTCTCCGTTAGACCTGCTCACCTGGCGCTTTGGAGGAGGAGTTATCGGCCAGCATGGCTGCATGGCGCCGGAAGGGTCGCCGATGCAATTGCGTAAGGCAGGGAATGCCAGGGAAGTTCGGGCCGGCGATTGTACGAAACGCCGCCGGGCCTGACAAGAGCCGCCATGGCTTGCCTTGACACTGCCAGACCCGCCACCTAGCATGCCGCGCAACCTTCGAGGAGCCTTGACAGCCGATGCAACCCCAGGCCTTTTACCGCGTGGTGGCGGACGACTTCACCGCCGTCGACGGCATCATCCGCCGCCAACTCGCCTCCCGCGTCCCCCTGGTGGAGAAGATCGGCGACTACATCACCTCCGCCGGCGGCAAGCGCCTGCGCCCGCTGCTGGTGCTGCTGGCCGGTAACGCCCTCGGCGCACGCGGCGAGCGTCTCGACCTGCTGGCCGCGACCATCGAGTTCCTGCACACAGCCACCCTGCTGCACGACGACGTGGTCGACAAGTCCGGCCTGCGTCGCGGTCGCGCCACCGCCAATGCGCTGTGGGGCAACGCGCCCAGCGTGCTGGTCGGCGACTTCCTTTATGCGCGCTCCTTCGAGATGCTGGTCGAGCTGGGCGAGCTGCCGGTGATGCAGGTGCTGGCCAACGCCACCCGGGTGATCGCCGAGGGCGAGGTGCTGCAGCTGTCCAAGGTGCGCGACGCCAGTACCACCGAAGAGATCTACATGGAGGTGATCCGCGGCAAGACCGCGATGCTGTTCGAGGCCTCCACCCACAGCGCCGCACTGCTGGCCGGCGCCAGCGCCGCCCAGGCCGAGGCGCTGCGCAGCTTCGGCGACGCCCTGGGGGTCGCCTTCCAGCTGGTCGACGACCTGCTCGACTACCGCGGCGATGCCGCCACCCTGGGCAAGAACGTCGGCGACGACCTCGCCGAGGGCAAGCCGACCTTGCCGCTGATCTACGCCATGCGCGAGGGCACGCCCGAGCAGGCGCAACTGGTGCGCGATGCCATCCAGAAAGGCGGCATCGAGAACCTCGACGCCATCCTCGCCGCGGTGGAAGCCAGCGGCGCCCTCGACTACACCGCCAGCCAGGCCCGCGCCTTCGCCGCCCGCGCCATCGCCTGCCTGGACGCCCTGCCGCCCAGCGAGTATCGCGACGCACTGGTGGAACTCACCGAGTTCGCCGTCGCCCGCACCCACTGAAGGCCTCGCGGCCATGCGATAACGCCCGTCATGGCCTGGCCATGACGGGCGTTGTGTTTTTCGCGCCGGGAACGACGGATGGACTTGGCTACCGCTCCGATAGGAATTATTCTCAAGTGAGAATCGACCTAAGGAGCTGCGCCATGACCTATCTGATCGACGCCTGGCTGGATCGCCCGCAACCCTACTTGCGCATCCTGCACCGCGACAGCGGGCAGGTCTGCGTCCAGCTGGAGGCCCAGGCGCTGGCCGATCTGCAGGAGCAGGGCGACCTGGACCTGGCCAGCCTGACCAGCAACGAGCCGCAGAGCCTCAAGGAGCTGCTGCGCACCCTGTTCCTCTACGGCTACGCCCAGGCGCTGCGCCCCTGAGGGCGCCCGCCGCTCAGAGGATATCGAGCAGTTCGACGTCGAACACCAGCACGCTGTGCGGCGGGATGCTGCCGACGGCCTGCCCGCCATAGGCCAGCTCGCTCGGCACATGCAGGCGCCACTTGCTGCCGGCGTTCATCAGCTGCAGGGCCTCGACCCAGCCGGCGATCACGCCGCCGACCGGGAATTCAGCAGGCTGGCCGCGCTCGTAGGAGCTGTCGAACACGGTGCCGTCGATCAGGGTGCCGTGGTAATGGGTGCGCACATGGTCCTCGGCGCTCGGCTTGGCGCCGTCGCCGCTCACCAGCACCTCGTACTGCAGGCCGGAGGCCAGCACGGTGACGCCTTTGCGCTGGGCGTTCTCGCTCAGGTAGTCGCGACCGGCCTGGGCAGCCTGCTCGGCCTTGGCCGCGGCTTCGGCCTGCATGCGCTCGCGGATCACCTGGAAGCTGGCGTTCAGCACCTCGGCGGGGACACGGTTCTCGGCGCCGTTGTAGGCGTCGGCCAGACCGGCCAGCACGGCCTCCAGGCTGGCGCCGGGCGGCGGGTTGTCGCGCAGCTGGCCGCCGAGCTGCAGGCCGATGCCGTAGCTGACGCGCGCTTCGTCGGTGGAAAGGTCGAGTTGGGACATGGGAACTCCACGCAAGGACAGAAAAAAGGTCGGGCAGACTAGCACAGGCGCCGCCCGCGCCGGCAGCGCTCCGAGCAGTAGCGCACCTCGTCCCAGCAGCGCGCCCACTTCTTGCGCCAGGCGAACGGCAGGCCGCACACCGCGCAGGTCTTCACCGGCAGCTCGCTCTTCTTCACAGCGCCTCCCCGGCGTCCAGCCGCGCCAGCAGTTGCTCGCCGCGCGCCCACAGCGCCTGCCGCTTGCCCTCCTCCATGCGCGCCAGGTTCTTGTAGACCATGGCCATGCGCGGGTTGCCCTGCAGCGGCTCGCGGTGGCGCATGAGGAAATGCCAGTAGAGCGCATTGAACGGGCAGGCGTTCTCGCCGGTACTGTCCTCCACCTTGTAGACGCAACCGGCGCAGTAGTCGGACATGCGCTTGAGGTACTGGCCGCTGGCACAGTAGGGCTTGGAGCCCAGATAGCCGCCGTCGGCGTGCAGCACCATGCCCAGCACGTTGGGCAGCTCCACCCAGTCGAAGGCGTCCATGTACACCGCCAGATACCAGTCGCACAGCTGGCGCGGCTCGACGCCGGCGAGCAGGGCGAAGTTGCCGGTGACCATCAGCCGCTGGATATGGTGGGCGTAGGCGTAGTCCAGGGTCTGGCCGATGGCCTGGCGCAGGCAGTTCATCCGCGTGTCGCCTGTCCAGTAGAACGCCGGCAGGTCGCGGGTGTTGGCGAAGGCGTTGCGCTGCGCGTAGTCCGGCATCTGCAGCCAGTAGATGCCGCGCACGTACTCGCGCCAGCCGATCAGTTGGCGGATGAAGCCCTCGGCGGCGTTCAGCGCCACCCGCCCCTGCCGGTAGGCCGCCTCCACGTCGGCGCACAGGCGGCGCAGGTCGAGCAGGCCGACGTTGAGCGCGGCGCTGATCCTGGCGTGGAACAGGTACGGCTCGCCCGCAGCCATGGCGTCCTGGTAGTCGCCGAAGGCGGCCAGGCCGAAGTCGAGGAAATGCGCCCAGAGCTGCTCGGCCTCGGCGTGGGTCACCGGGTAGTCGAAGCCGTCGAGGCGCCCGTAGTGGTGGGCGAAACGCGCAGCGACCAGCGCCAGCACCTCGGCGGTGATGGCGTCCGGCGCGAACTGCGCCGGCAGCGGCCCGCGCAGCCCCTTGGGCAGGCGCTTGCGGTTGTCGGCGTCGAAGTTCCACGCGCCGCCTTCCGGTGAGCCGTCCGGGTGCAGCAGCAGGCCGCTTTTCCTGCGCATCTCGCGGTAGAAGAACTCCATGCGCAGCTGCTTCTTGCCTTGCGCCCAGCGGGCGAACTCGGCGCGCGAGCAGAGAAAGCGGCTGTCGGCATGCCAGACCAGCGGCAGGCCGCTGGCCTTCAGCGCCTGCTCGACGCGCCAGTCGCCGGCCTCGGTGACGTAGATCTCGGCGGGCCGGTGCCGCGCGGCGCAACGCGCCAGCTCGCCGGCCAGACTGCCGCTGTTGGCCGGATCGTCGAGGGTCACGTAGTCCACCGTCACCCCGCGCTGGCGCAAGGCTTCGGCGAAATG harbors:
- a CDS encoding polyprenyl synthetase family protein produces the protein MQPQAFYRVVADDFTAVDGIIRRQLASRVPLVEKIGDYITSAGGKRLRPLLVLLAGNALGARGERLDLLAATIEFLHTATLLHDDVVDKSGLRRGRATANALWGNAPSVLVGDFLYARSFEMLVELGELPVMQVLANATRVIAEGEVLQLSKVRDASTTEEIYMEVIRGKTAMLFEASTHSAALLAGASAAQAEALRSFGDALGVAFQLVDDLLDYRGDAATLGKNVGDDLAEGKPTLPLIYAMREGTPEQAQLVRDAIQKGGIENLDAILAAVEASGALDYTASQARAFAARAIACLDALPPSEYRDALVELTEFAVARTH
- a CDS encoding DUF2256 domain-containing protein; amino-acid sequence: MKKSELPVKTCAVCGLPFAWRKKWARCWDEVRYCSERCRRGRRLC
- a CDS encoding cryptochrome/photolyase family protein, translated to MSVRALRLVLGDQLSFDLPSLADLDPARDRVLLAEVAEEAGHVPHHPQKIAFLFSAMRHFAEALRQRGVTVDYVTLDDPANSGSLAGELARCAARHRPAEIYVTEAGDWRVEQALKASGLPLVWHADSRFLCSRAEFARWAQGKKQLRMEFFYREMRRKSGLLLHPDGSPEGGAWNFDADNRKRLPKGLRGPLPAQFAPDAITAEVLALVAARFAHHYGRLDGFDYPVTHAEAEQLWAHFLDFGLAAFGDYQDAMAAGEPYLFHARISAALNVGLLDLRRLCADVEAAYRQGRVALNAAEGFIRQLIGWREYVRGIYWLQMPDYAQRNAFANTRDLPAFYWTGDTRMNCLRQAIGQTLDYAYAHHIQRLMVTGNFALLAGVEPRQLCDWYLAVYMDAFDWVELPNVLGMVLHADGGYLGSKPYCASGQYLKRMSDYCAGCVYKVEDSTGENACPFNALYWHFLMRHREPLQGNPRMAMVYKNLARMEEGKRQALWARGEQLLARLDAGEAL
- the rplU gene encoding 50S ribosomal protein L21, which translates into the protein MYAVIVTGGKQYKVAEGEFLKIEKLDVATGESIAFEQVLLVGNGDDIKIGAPVVEGAKVTAEVIAQGRHDKIRIIKFRRRKHHMKRQGHRQWFTEIKITGIQA
- the rpmA gene encoding 50S ribosomal protein L27; the protein is MAHKKAGGSTRNGRDSESKRLGVKMYGSQVAVAGNILVRQRGTKFHAGVGVGMGKDHTLFAKVNGVIKFETKGAFGRKYVSVVAN
- a CDS encoding FKBP-type peptidyl-prolyl cis-trans isomerase encodes the protein MSQLDLSTDEARVSYGIGLQLGGQLRDNPPPGASLEAVLAGLADAYNGAENRVPAEVLNASFQVIRERMQAEAAAKAEQAAQAGRDYLSENAQRKGVTVLASGLQYEVLVSGDGAKPSAEDHVRTHYHGTLIDGTVFDSSYERGQPAEFPVGGVIAGWVEALQLMNAGSKWRLHVPSELAYGGQAVGSIPPHSVLVFDVELLDIL
- the cgtA gene encoding Obg family GTPase CgtA → MKFVDEVSIHVQAGDGGNGCMSFRREKFVPKGGPDGGDGGDGGSVFLQADSNLNTLVDYRYTRRFQAQRGENGRSKDCTGAKGEELVLPVPVGTTVIDAATQEIIGDLTADGQRLLVAKGGWHGLGNTRFKSSVNRAPRQTSHGTPGEARDLKLELKVLADVGLLGMPNAGKSTLIRAVSAAKPKVADYPFTTLVPNLGVVSVGRLKSFVIADIPGLIEGASEGAGLGIRFLKHLARTRLLLHLVDLAPLDDSDPADAAEAIVRELARFSPALTQRDRWLVLNKADQLLDEEREARMRQVIERLDWKGPVYVISALEREGTDKLCGDIMNYIDERSLRIAEEPAFAEAIAELDQRIEDEARARLQELDDARALRRAGVKSADALEDEDDDLDDEDDDGDGPEIFYVR